The genomic segment CTCATAAAAAAGAATTATGACAAAGCGGAAATCGTTGCCCAAAACTACCTCTCCGCTTATCCCGGACAGAAATATACGGGAGAGATGTACCGCATACAAGGTACGGCCGACTACCATTTCGGCAAGTATCACGAAGCCGTAAAAGCCTTCGGGCACTATCTGAAAGATAATGCAGAGCCCGCGGCAAGAAGGGACGCACTTTATATGCTGGGAATGTCCTATTACCGGACGGGAGTCTATTCGCAAGTTCCCGTCGTCCTGGGCGAAGTGACTACCGGCAAAGATGAGCTCACGCAGAACGCTTATCTGCACATGGGACTGGCTTACCTGCAACTTGCCGACAAGAACAAAGCCCGTATGGCTTTTGAACAGGCTGCCGCATCCAACGCCAACCTGAAAATAAAAGAACAGGCATCCTATAATTATGCCCTCTGCATCCACGAAACATCCTACTCCGCATTCGGCGAGTCCGTTACGGTCTTTGAAAACTTCCTGAACGAGTTTCCCAACTCCGCCTATGCCAACAAGGTGAGCAACTATCTGGTAGAGGTGTACATGAATACACGCAGCTATGACGCCGCGCTCAAATCCATTGAGCGTATTGCACATCCCAGCAGAGCCATTCTGGAAGCCAAACAGAAAATCCTGTTCCATCTGGGAACCCAGTACTTTGCCAATACGCAGTTTGAACGGGCAATCCTTTATTTCAACCAAAGCATCGCCCTGGGCCAATATAACCTGCAAACCAAAGCGAATGCCCTTTATTGGCGGGGTGAATCTTATTACCGCCTGAACCGCATGCAGGAGGCCGCCCGCAACTTCAACGATTACCTGTCGCTTACCACGCAGAAGAATACGGAAATGTATGCCCTTGCCTACTATAACCTTGCCTACATAACCTTCCACAAAAAAGATTATGCAACGGCGCAAGACCGCTTCCAAAAGTTCATCCAACTGCAAAAAAGCGGAGATGCAACCGTTCTTGCCGACGCATACAACCGTATCGGTGACTGCCACATGCAAGCACGCCGCTTTGATGAAGCCAAGCAATATTATACCCGGGCGGAGAATCTGGGTACACCGGCAGGCGACTACTCCTACTATCAATTGGCACTGGTGGCAGGCTTGCAAAAGAACTATGACGGCAAGGTGGCCTTGCTGAACCAACTGGCAAACAAATATCCCAATTCGCCATACGCCATCAATGCGCTCTACGAAAAAGGCCGTTCTTATGTGCAGAGCCGCAACAACAGCCAAGCTATCGCCACTTTCCGGGAACTGCTGAACAAATATCCCGAAAGTCCTGTCAGCCGTAAGGCCGCTGCAGAAATAGGCTTACTGTATTATCAGAATGATGATTACGACCGGGCTATCGAAGCCTATAAACATGTCATTACCAAATACCCGGGTAGCGAGGAGGCCCGCCTTGCCATGCGCGACCTCAAATCCATTTATGTGGAAGCCAACCGCGTGGATGAGTTCGCAGCGCTTGCTGCCCAAATGCCGGGTGCTATCCGGTTTGAACCCAGCGAACAAGACTCACTTACATACATTGCCGCAGAAAAGGTTTACATGAAAGGCGAACTCACTCCTGCAAAAGCAAGTTTCACCCGTTATCTGCAAAGCTATCCGAACGGAGCTTTCAGCCTGAACGCACATTATTATCTTAGCATTATCGGAAAAGAACAAAAAGATGAAGTCGCCGTACTGGAGCATGCAGGCAAACTGCTGGAGTATCCGGACAGCCCGTACTCGGAAGAGGCACTGCTGATGCGCGGAGAAATTCTGTTCAACCACAAGGAGTACGAACAGGCAATGGCCGACTATAAACAACTGCAAGCACGCGCCACCACCGCCGAACGCAGACAACTGGGTGCGACAGGCGTACTGCGCTGCGGTGCATTGCTGAAGGATGACATAGAAGTAATCCAAGCCGCAACCACCCTGCTCACCGAAGCCAAACTGACTCCCGAATTACAGAATGAAGCCCTGTACTATCGCGCCAAAGCCTATCTGAACCAAAAAGCAGTGAAAAAAGCAGCGGACGACCTCAAACTTTTGGCAAAAGATACCCGTACGCTATACGGTGCGGAAGCTAAATTCCTGGTGGCACAACAGATGTACAACGCCGGTGAATATGCTGCCGCAGAAAAAGAAATCCTAAACTTCATCGATCAAAGTACGCCGCACGCTTACTGGCTGGCACGCAGCTTCATCCTCCTATCCGACG from the Bacteroides eggerthii genome contains:
- a CDS encoding tetratricopeptide repeat protein yields the protein MKHKIYRILCTALCCAPLLATAQTSEKTTSPQRLYEEGQNLFRQKAFAAAMSPLQAFIKQTGAEGNPLPTAGEKEEAEYMLVCAEYELRSPNSIELLREYLDTYPDTPHANRIYALIASAYFFEGKYDDALAMFNSARLDLLGNEERDDMTYRLATCYLKTGNVKEAAIWFETLRSTSSKYAADCTYYLSYIRYSQQRYDDALSGFLSLQDNAKYKALVPYYIAEIYLIKKNYDKAEIVAQNYLSAYPGQKYTGEMYRIQGTADYHFGKYHEAVKAFGHYLKDNAEPAARRDALYMLGMSYYRTGVYSQVPVVLGEVTTGKDELTQNAYLHMGLAYLQLADKNKARMAFEQAAASNANLKIKEQASYNYALCIHETSYSAFGESVTVFENFLNEFPNSAYANKVSNYLVEVYMNTRSYDAALKSIERIAHPSRAILEAKQKILFHLGTQYFANTQFERAILYFNQSIALGQYNLQTKANALYWRGESYYRLNRMQEAARNFNDYLSLTTQKNTEMYALAYYNLAYITFHKKDYATAQDRFQKFIQLQKSGDATVLADAYNRIGDCHMQARRFDEAKQYYTRAENLGTPAGDYSYYQLALVAGLQKNYDGKVALLNQLANKYPNSPYAINALYEKGRSYVQSRNNSQAIATFRELLNKYPESPVSRKAAAEIGLLYYQNDDYDRAIEAYKHVITKYPGSEEARLAMRDLKSIYVEANRVDEFAALAAQMPGAIRFEPSEQDSLTYIAAEKVYMKGELTPAKASFTRYLQSYPNGAFSLNAHYYLSIIGKEQKDEVAVLEHAGKLLEYPDSPYSEEALLMRGEILFNHKEYEQAMADYKQLQARATTAERRQLGATGVLRCGALLKDDIEVIQAATTLLTEAKLTPELQNEALYYRAKAYLNQKAVKKAADDLKLLAKDTRTLYGAEAKFLVAQQMYNAGEYAAAEKEILNFIDQSTPHAYWLARSFILLSDVYVAMDKKLDARQYLLSLQQNYHNDDDIEGMIQERLEKLK